One Schlesneria paludicola DSM 18645 DNA segment encodes these proteins:
- a CDS encoding Gfo/Idh/MocA family protein, translating into MSVTAADRSLRAGMVGMGMIFDETYRPFFERVHSELLFDRRFGVLDVPLIAVASKTGGRASAYRKACGSKVHPFESFSGDDAVDRLIAAGLDFACVATPDDRHFGVARKLLNAGINVLIEKPSVLRLQELEELTALAKQQNLVAKVVYHKLLDPDHKKLRTLVVDGVLKHVNHGYCSLLEPKQISGSQFSEWITGRNPGTYVACHYIKLIDFTFGGRLKTVTATGQRGIVGPKDGPTWDSTQLRLIYEYSDHREAAFDIHTSWVTPDNFPGYVEQEVQFRFDNGVWNGHSRKRGVECTVEGETPISRKITMNNHYNGTFVEPWGERSQRGYGIEVLERFARELGYVKFGGPASERSKRLQEIQALAYNDLEADWQSVAAVQALEAILERHAAGEPDCVVRVTDDRKLALYRPGQAQPVLLN; encoded by the coding sequence ATGAGCGTGACCGCTGCAGATCGTTCGCTTCGAGCCGGCATGGTTGGGATGGGGATGATTTTTGACGAGACCTATCGCCCCTTCTTCGAACGCGTCCACAGTGAACTGCTTTTCGATCGCCGTTTCGGAGTTCTCGACGTCCCGCTGATCGCGGTGGCGTCGAAAACGGGAGGGCGCGCCAGCGCCTATCGGAAGGCCTGTGGATCGAAAGTGCATCCCTTCGAAAGCTTTTCAGGTGATGACGCGGTCGATCGCCTGATCGCCGCCGGACTCGACTTTGCCTGCGTTGCGACACCCGATGATCGGCATTTTGGAGTGGCCAGGAAGCTGCTGAACGCCGGAATCAACGTCCTGATCGAAAAGCCCTCGGTTCTGCGACTGCAAGAACTCGAAGAATTGACGGCTCTGGCCAAACAGCAGAATCTCGTGGCGAAAGTCGTCTACCACAAACTGCTTGATCCTGACCACAAGAAGCTGCGAACGCTGGTTGTGGATGGGGTGCTGAAGCATGTCAATCACGGCTACTGTTCGCTGCTTGAACCCAAGCAAATCTCGGGCAGCCAGTTCTCGGAGTGGATTACGGGGCGAAATCCGGGAACCTATGTCGCCTGTCACTACATCAAGCTGATCGACTTCACGTTCGGCGGTCGTTTGAAGACGGTGACGGCCACGGGACAACGCGGGATCGTGGGTCCGAAAGACGGACCAACCTGGGACAGCACTCAATTACGGTTGATTTACGAATATTCCGATCACCGCGAGGCGGCCTTTGATATCCACACTTCGTGGGTGACGCCGGACAATTTCCCCGGATACGTCGAACAAGAAGTTCAGTTCCGATTTGATAACGGGGTCTGGAACGGTCATTCACGCAAACGTGGCGTCGAATGCACGGTCGAAGGTGAAACCCCGATTTCTCGTAAGATCACGATGAACAACCATTACAACGGCACGTTCGTCGAGCCATGGGGCGAACGATCCCAACGCGGTTACGGAATCGAAGTGCTGGAACGATTTGCACGTGAACTGGGCTATGTGAAGTTCGGGGGCCCGGCAAGTGAACGGTCCAAACGCCTTCAGGAAATTCAGGCTCTCGCCTACAACGATCTGGAGGCCGACTGGCAGAGCGTGGCTGCGGTTCAGGCGCTCGAGGCCATTCTCGAACGCCATGCGGCGGGTGAACCCGATTGTGTCGTCCGCGTCACCGACGACCGGAAGCTCGCCCTTTATCGCCCTGGACAGGCCCAGCCTGTTCTCTTGAATTGA
- a CDS encoding cyanophycinase: protein MSKEQRSLWGSTWRLVCSVPLVATVAASDGLPVRTCFRRRVLFWCVMFVVSTGIGVFVRAEIHRRVSRVSDSSHGVAPLSGGTLLIAGGGQLPNQIRRRFVELAGGKHAKLVIVPAHAVEPFELVQYREDWLDFEVESVDVLHADSRTQADDPEFSRVLETATGVWLSGGQQTWLAAWYGRTRVEQKLKDVLARNGVIGGTSAGAAVMSRVMIAGGRRQPILGVGFDLIPGAIIDQHFVKRNRLHRLQAAIEQHPERIGFGIDEGTALQYAVTSGRFSVVGQSCVAIGVSLANADQSPEVRFEFMNAGDEFDVERVRRGDVPPPTYIDLETILMGD from the coding sequence ATGAGCAAAGAGCAGAGATCGTTATGGGGCTCGACGTGGCGTCTGGTCTGCAGCGTGCCCTTGGTGGCGACGGTCGCTGCGAGCGATGGCTTGCCGGTGCGAACGTGCTTCCGCCGACGGGTCCTGTTCTGGTGTGTGATGTTCGTCGTCTCGACGGGAATCGGGGTCTTTGTTCGTGCCGAGATTCACCGTCGAGTGTCGCGCGTCAGCGACTCGTCGCACGGTGTTGCACCGCTTTCCGGAGGAACCTTGCTGATTGCCGGGGGCGGACAACTTCCCAATCAGATCCGTCGGCGGTTCGTCGAACTGGCGGGGGGAAAACATGCAAAATTGGTGATCGTTCCGGCACACGCGGTCGAGCCTTTCGAACTGGTTCAATACCGCGAAGACTGGTTGGACTTCGAAGTCGAATCGGTGGACGTCTTGCATGCGGACTCGCGGACACAGGCGGACGACCCCGAGTTCTCTCGCGTGCTGGAGACCGCAACCGGAGTCTGGTTGAGCGGCGGACAACAGACCTGGCTGGCGGCATGGTATGGCCGCACACGCGTGGAACAGAAATTGAAAGACGTTTTGGCCCGAAACGGCGTCATCGGGGGAACGTCCGCAGGGGCCGCCGTGATGTCGCGCGTCATGATTGCAGGCGGGCGTCGTCAGCCGATTTTGGGGGTGGGGTTTGACCTCATTCCCGGTGCGATCATCGATCAGCATTTTGTGAAACGCAATCGCCTGCATCGGCTGCAAGCGGCGATCGAACAACATCCGGAACGGATCGGGTTTGGGATCGATGAAGGAACCGCGTTGCAGTATGCGGTCACATCCGGTCGATTCTCGGTTGTCGGACAGTCGTGTGTCGCGATTGGAGTGAGTCTTGCGAATGCGGATCAGTCGCCAGAAGTTCGTTTCGAATTCATGAATGCCGGGGACGAATTTGATGTCGAACGTGTGCGCCGCGGCGACGTTCCCCCGCCAACCTATATCGATCTGGAAACGATTTTGATGGGGGATTAA
- a CDS encoding peptidylprolyl isomerase: MGEGNHLPTTNAVGRPKGRLTWLVGGAAVAVVSCGLLMQYVRSSTTQAASDSPAGTSRVASTVKKPEVLAKVGDEPITYDAVADEAVKRFGREVLDDLIHRLIIQQACEKHKITVSEQEITDEISRIAKKFNLDVAQWLQMLQAERNISPNQYRQSVIFPMIALKKLAGEEVEITEQDLKEAFVRNYGPRVKARMILFDNQRRAQECWDKLDANPDEFESLAAKLSIDPSSRALGGQIPPIAKYNGNTTLEKAAFGMKKPGEISGVIEVEPSRFVILKFEGRTEPVVTNIEQVKDTLYDELKETKIQAEVAKLFEQIKKETTVDNYLTQTTNRADKTGGIAGPTGGVQPVSGTKPAPTRPAKTAGAAQKEIRN, translated from the coding sequence ATGGGTGAAGGGAATCACCTGCCGACGACCAATGCTGTCGGCCGGCCCAAAGGACGTTTGACGTGGTTGGTCGGTGGCGCGGCTGTCGCCGTCGTCTCATGCGGATTGCTGATGCAATACGTTCGCAGCTCGACGACCCAGGCAGCGTCTGATTCCCCTGCGGGAACTTCGCGAGTTGCCTCGACCGTTAAAAAACCAGAAGTCCTGGCAAAAGTTGGTGATGAACCAATTACCTATGACGCCGTCGCCGATGAAGCGGTGAAACGCTTCGGCCGCGAAGTACTCGACGACCTGATCCATCGGCTGATCATCCAGCAAGCCTGCGAAAAGCACAAAATCACCGTCAGCGAACAAGAAATCACCGACGAGATTTCGCGGATCGCCAAGAAGTTCAATCTCGATGTGGCGCAATGGCTGCAGATGCTGCAGGCCGAACGCAACATCTCGCCGAACCAGTATCGTCAAAGCGTCATCTTCCCGATGATCGCCCTGAAGAAGTTGGCTGGCGAAGAAGTCGAAATCACGGAACAGGATCTGAAAGAAGCGTTCGTGCGAAACTATGGACCTCGCGTGAAGGCCCGCATGATTCTGTTTGATAATCAGCGACGTGCTCAAGAATGCTGGGACAAACTCGACGCCAACCCGGACGAATTCGAATCGTTAGCCGCGAAGTTGTCGATCGACCCCAGCAGCCGTGCTCTGGGTGGCCAGATTCCCCCCATCGCCAAGTACAACGGAAACACCACGCTGGAAAAAGCCGCATTCGGGATGAAAAAACCGGGTGAGATCTCGGGCGTGATTGAAGTCGAGCCAAGCCGATTCGTGATCCTGAAGTTCGAAGGCCGCACCGAGCCTGTCGTCACGAACATCGAACAGGTCAAGGACACGCTGTACGACGAACTGAAAGAAACCAAGATTCAGGCCGAGGTCGCCAAGCTGTTCGAGCAGATCAAGAAAGAGACCACGGTCGACAACTACCTGACTCAAACGACCAACCGCGCAGACAAAACGGGTGGTATTGCCGGCCCAACCGGCGGTGTTCAGCCTGTATCTGGCACCAAACCCGCTCCCACGCGTCCCGCAAAGACCGCCGGCGCCGCTCAGAAAGAAATCCGCAACTGA
- a CDS encoding DUF1598 domain-containing protein, protein MNAMSRWCLLVVMLFLVPRHCWAQNANQGGGQNNGGNNQNAGGIAIDTQGVLSLVEVDGTNQTLDAKRRLAVSRNRPAGDLNRRSKLRFVSLVALEREIDQRLARKEAIPDDLFYLAGLQRIDQLFAFPAEHDLVIAGPADGFLADPVGRMVGIESGHPTLRLDDLVVALRTVRTSRQLGCSIDPVPERIAELQKFIRQGGPATADEVVARFEQMDDILGLQNIRIDGVPPDSHFATAFVEADYRMKRIASGLENPQVKGLKSHLSMIGAKGNTMQRWWFVPAYDRVARSEDGLAYQLSGPRARLLTEEEVTDASGKRSSSSTINRSAQAFAKQFSDAFPRLAERAPVFGELQNLIDWTVVAALLLNEKLAERVEWDQSLFLDDTRMSYPKFDVPKQVPSHVSYKRSGAMVVGLVSGGVVLNPRDAYEHARTLAQGEELQAARKKATDANRPAAHPWWWDAE, encoded by the coding sequence ATGAACGCGATGTCGCGTTGGTGTCTGCTCGTCGTAATGCTGTTTCTGGTTCCTCGTCACTGTTGGGCGCAGAATGCGAACCAGGGCGGCGGTCAGAACAACGGCGGCAACAATCAGAATGCCGGTGGGATTGCGATTGATACTCAAGGAGTGCTCAGTCTGGTGGAGGTCGATGGAACCAACCAGACGTTGGACGCCAAGCGACGTCTGGCCGTGTCGCGGAACCGGCCCGCAGGGGATCTCAATCGCCGGTCCAAGCTTCGGTTTGTCTCACTTGTCGCACTCGAACGGGAAATTGATCAGCGTCTTGCCCGGAAAGAAGCGATCCCGGATGACCTGTTCTACCTGGCGGGGTTGCAGCGCATTGACCAATTGTTTGCGTTCCCGGCAGAACATGATCTGGTGATTGCCGGACCGGCGGATGGCTTTCTCGCTGACCCCGTCGGACGCATGGTGGGGATCGAGTCAGGGCACCCGACATTGCGATTGGACGATCTGGTCGTCGCACTGCGGACCGTTCGCACGTCGCGGCAACTAGGGTGTTCGATTGATCCGGTTCCTGAACGGATTGCCGAGCTGCAAAAATTTATTCGTCAGGGGGGCCCCGCGACGGCCGACGAAGTGGTTGCTCGATTTGAGCAGATGGATGACATCCTGGGGTTGCAGAACATTCGGATCGACGGCGTTCCACCCGATTCGCATTTTGCAACTGCGTTTGTCGAGGCCGACTATCGCATGAAACGGATTGCCAGTGGTCTCGAGAATCCGCAGGTGAAGGGTTTGAAGAGTCATCTGTCGATGATCGGAGCGAAAGGCAATACGATGCAGCGGTGGTGGTTCGTGCCCGCCTACGACCGCGTCGCGCGCAGCGAGGATGGTCTGGCGTATCAGTTGTCGGGACCACGGGCTCGCCTGCTGACCGAGGAAGAAGTGACCGATGCCAGCGGGAAGCGGTCGAGTTCGTCGACGATCAATCGTTCGGCGCAGGCGTTTGCCAAACAGTTCAGTGACGCCTTTCCGCGGTTGGCCGAACGTGCGCCGGTGTTCGGCGAGTTGCAAAATCTGATCGACTGGACGGTCGTCGCCGCGTTACTTCTCAACGAAAAGCTGGCCGAGCGCGTGGAATGGGACCAGTCGTTGTTTCTCGACGACACGCGAATGAGCTATCCGAAGTTTGACGTTCCCAAACAAGTCCCCTCACATGTGAGTTACAAGCGGAGCGGCGCGATGGTGGTGGGGCTGGTCTCCGGCGGTGTCGTGCTGAATCCGCGCGATGCCTATGAACACGCTCGAACGCTCGCGCAGGGTGAAGAACTCCAGGCCGCTCGGAAAAAAGCGACCGACGCGAATCGCCCGGCCGCACATCCATGGTGGTGGGACGCAGAATAA
- a CDS encoding PTS sugar transporter subunit IIA — translation MSGRKMSREWFSLDELARQLGRDRREIEKLVQRGRIPGRKMAGEWQFHPTEITHWLEQEMREYTDRELAVLEQTHRSAEFTDAHPVAALLRPETVQVPLEARTKRSVLESLVELAGRTWEVWQPAALLAAIQERETVLSTAFENGVAIPHPRNPVPDTLGQSVIAYGRLPSGIAFGAPHRVMTDMFFLVVCRDSRTHLHVLARLGRMLQTPGFIEDLRAIDDSAGSYEYIVQADQQIIA, via the coding sequence ATGTCTGGCCGCAAAATGTCGCGAGAGTGGTTCAGCCTTGATGAGCTGGCTCGTCAACTCGGACGAGATCGTCGCGAGATCGAGAAACTCGTTCAGCGGGGTCGTATCCCGGGACGAAAAATGGCGGGTGAATGGCAATTTCACCCGACCGAGATCACGCATTGGCTCGAACAAGAGATGCGTGAGTACACCGATCGTGAGCTGGCGGTGCTAGAGCAAACACATCGCTCGGCCGAGTTCACCGATGCCCATCCCGTCGCCGCACTACTTCGCCCCGAAACCGTTCAGGTTCCGCTCGAGGCCCGTACCAAGCGGTCGGTGCTAGAGAGCCTGGTTGAACTGGCTGGCCGAACTTGGGAAGTCTGGCAACCCGCCGCCTTGCTGGCGGCGATTCAAGAGCGTGAAACGGTGCTCTCCACCGCCTTTGAAAACGGGGTTGCCATTCCTCACCCGCGGAATCCCGTCCCTGACACCTTGGGCCAATCTGTGATCGCCTACGGCAGACTGCCCAGTGGAATCGCGTTTGGTGCCCCGCATCGCGTCATGACGGACATGTTCTTCCTGGTCGTCTGTCGCGACTCACGCACGCATCTGCATGTCCTGGCCCGCCTGGGTCGCATGCTGCAAACACCCGGCTTCATCGAAGACCTGCGTGCCATCGACGACAGCGCGGGCTCCTACGAGTACATCGTGCAAGCCGACCAGCAAATCATTGCTTGA
- a CDS encoding sugar phosphate isomerase/epimerase family protein encodes MTKPFSQHGVQSAALNVGLFGSLGHSAGSQQSVAPLKLSLSQMTTLRWSLLDEVVQLKQAGYDGIGLWRPKVSEFGETRSAEMLQKARLAVSSLSFAGGFTGGCGFSYLEAIADSRQAIKEAGIVGAKNVIVVGGSKNGHTARHCRRLVVDALRELGDDANEAQTKLALMPMHPYFSKRWTFLNSLDLTLEVIDEIARPHVCLAFDTYHLWQEPRLIERIPQIAALTGVVQLSDAKSAPVSENDRRLPGEGSIPLANLIQAFQTAGFAGYFDIQVWSGNVWKSNYAHLIEQSHATVKSMCHLEATSA; translated from the coding sequence GTGACCAAACCGTTCTCCCAGCACGGCGTTCAAAGTGCCGCTTTGAATGTCGGACTATTTGGTTCGTTAGGCCACAGTGCCGGTTCACAACAATCCGTCGCTCCTTTGAAACTCTCGCTCAGCCAGATGACGACCCTGCGGTGGTCGTTGCTGGACGAGGTCGTTCAATTGAAGCAGGCAGGATACGATGGCATCGGCCTTTGGCGGCCGAAGGTCAGTGAGTTCGGAGAAACTCGTTCAGCTGAAATGCTGCAAAAAGCACGGCTGGCCGTTTCATCGCTGTCGTTCGCCGGTGGGTTCACAGGCGGATGCGGATTCAGTTATCTCGAAGCGATCGCCGATAGTCGGCAAGCGATCAAGGAAGCCGGAATCGTCGGCGCCAAAAATGTGATCGTTGTCGGTGGTTCGAAGAATGGTCACACCGCACGTCATTGCCGCCGGCTGGTTGTCGATGCCCTGCGAGAACTGGGTGACGACGCCAACGAGGCTCAAACCAAATTGGCGCTCATGCCAATGCATCCCTACTTCAGCAAACGCTGGACGTTCTTGAATTCACTCGATCTGACCCTGGAAGTCATCGACGAGATCGCTCGCCCGCATGTTTGTCTGGCGTTCGACACTTATCACCTGTGGCAGGAACCCCGCCTGATCGAACGTATCCCCCAAATTGCCGCGTTGACCGGCGTGGTACAGTTGAGCGACGCGAAATCGGCCCCCGTTTCAGAAAATGATCGTCGGCTGCCGGGTGAAGGCAGCATTCCGCTGGCGAATCTGATTCAGGCCTTTCAAACGGCCGGATTCGCGGGTTACTTTGACATTCAGGTGTGGTCGGGTAATGTATGGAAGTCCAATTACGCGCATCTGATCGAACAAAGCCACGCGACCGTCAAATCAATGTGCCATCTCGAGGCGACCAGCGCCTGA
- a CDS encoding 3-keto-disaccharide hydrolase — protein sequence MPRLNNFVNAVTFKRRSILMLAFAIAATSAVFSSVQTVSAAKDPTWKSLFDGKTLKNWTSTNFGGEGDVAVKDGVIVMQQGSDMTGITWTGEDLPKMNYEVVVRAQRIEGNDFFCGLTFEINEDPCSLIIGGWGGGVVGISSLDGLDAANNETARYESFESGEWYTIRLRVSELGLMAWIDEKQVVSVATKGKKISIRGEVEPSRPFGISCFATTAGLKEIKVRPLSAEEAKAPLTPAEDNRTPLPKKKKK from the coding sequence ATGCCGCGCCTGAATAACTTTGTGAACGCCGTGACCTTCAAGCGGCGGAGCATTCTCATGCTGGCCTTTGCCATCGCCGCAACGTCTGCAGTCTTCTCCAGCGTTCAGACCGTGTCGGCCGCAAAAGATCCCACCTGGAAATCCTTGTTCGATGGCAAGACGCTGAAGAACTGGACGTCGACGAACTTCGGCGGTGAAGGGGACGTCGCCGTTAAAGACGGTGTCATCGTCATGCAGCAGGGTTCCGACATGACCGGAATCACCTGGACCGGCGAAGACCTGCCGAAGATGAACTACGAAGTGGTGGTCCGGGCGCAACGCATCGAAGGAAATGATTTCTTCTGTGGCCTGACCTTTGAAATCAACGAAGACCCCTGCAGCCTGATCATCGGAGGCTGGGGTGGTGGCGTTGTCGGAATCTCGAGCCTTGACGGATTGGATGCCGCGAATAACGAGACGGCTCGGTATGAATCGTTTGAAAGCGGTGAGTGGTACACGATCCGCCTGCGTGTTTCCGAATTGGGATTGATGGCCTGGATCGACGAGAAGCAAGTTGTCAGCGTCGCCACGAAGGGGAAGAAAATTTCGATTCGCGGCGAAGTCGAACCTTCACGCCCCTTCGGAATCTCCTGCTTCGCGACCACCGCAGGCCTCAAAGAGATCAAAGTCCGCCCGCTGAGCGCCGAAGAAGCGAAAGCACCACTCACTCCCGCGGAAGACAACCGCACACCTCTTCCCAAAAAGAAAAAGAAGTGA
- a CDS encoding serine/threonine-protein kinase: protein MRCNDAHLKQLLVADDSSAEFRSTANHVETCPRCQQRLLELSDDHELLSEVRETLLARGDDTAAYQGAIGSSVVISIEGGSADEPGAECEPVSLDFLSPPSHPEMLGRIGRYEVERVVGAGGMGVVLKGFDTELHRVVAIKVLKPHLANHGAARRRFSREAQSAAAVVHEHVIPIYDVQPDGDTPFLVMQYVPGQSLQSRVDERGPLDTKEVLRIASQAAAGLAAAHAQGLVHRDVKPANILLEESLERVLISDFGLARTVDDATLTRTGIVAGTPHYMSPEQASGQPIDHRSDLFSLGSVIYFMCTGRPPFRAEHAMAILNRICHDPHRPLDEVNHDVPAELAETVDRLLSKNPGDRYRDAREVEQRLSSLLAHLQQGRRSRRLHWHRRWLQRRSTIVNVVRQATIVTACLLGGIGLSRWFAPGPTNPTSPPVIEFPRDSPSSPTDPFALHLDRVNPSVHERVNAEQLFTSAPDEWQRELDQTRTVLDAIENRWNPTDSIRQTTSDDAWQRELHDLKTALQAMEQLAISPKDKSQTPVP, encoded by the coding sequence ATGCGATGTAACGATGCTCACCTCAAACAATTGCTGGTCGCCGACGATTCCAGTGCCGAATTTCGTTCGACAGCCAATCATGTCGAAACGTGTCCCCGCTGCCAACAGCGATTGCTCGAACTCTCCGACGACCATGAACTCCTAAGCGAAGTCCGTGAAACGTTACTGGCCCGCGGCGATGATACGGCCGCCTATCAGGGTGCGATTGGTTCCTCGGTTGTGATCTCGATCGAGGGCGGTAGCGCCGACGAACCTGGGGCCGAATGTGAACCGGTGTCGCTCGATTTCCTGTCGCCGCCCAGTCACCCCGAAATGCTCGGCCGGATCGGTCGTTATGAGGTCGAACGCGTCGTGGGTGCTGGCGGAATGGGTGTCGTATTGAAGGGATTCGACACGGAACTGCACCGCGTGGTGGCGATCAAAGTGCTGAAGCCCCATCTGGCGAATCACGGTGCCGCGCGACGGCGCTTCTCGCGAGAAGCGCAATCCGCCGCGGCCGTCGTTCACGAGCATGTGATTCCCATTTACGACGTACAGCCTGATGGTGACACCCCGTTCCTGGTGATGCAGTACGTTCCCGGCCAGTCGCTACAGTCCCGTGTCGATGAACGTGGACCGCTCGACACGAAAGAAGTCTTGCGGATCGCCAGTCAGGCGGCAGCAGGATTGGCGGCCGCACACGCTCAAGGATTGGTTCATCGTGACGTCAAACCCGCGAACATCCTGCTGGAAGAATCTCTGGAACGCGTGCTGATTTCCGATTTTGGTTTGGCTCGCACCGTTGATGACGCAACGCTCACGCGCACCGGCATTGTTGCGGGAACACCGCACTATATGTCACCAGAACAGGCGAGCGGCCAACCGATCGATCATCGTTCGGATCTGTTTAGTCTGGGCAGCGTGATCTATTTCATGTGCACCGGCCGCCCTCCTTTCCGGGCCGAGCACGCCATGGCGATTCTGAATCGCATCTGCCACGACCCGCATCGTCCGCTCGACGAAGTCAACCATGATGTGCCTGCGGAACTCGCCGAGACGGTTGACCGCCTGCTCTCGAAGAATCCAGGTGACCGATATCGCGATGCCCGCGAAGTCGAACAACGCCTGTCATCGCTGCTCGCTCACCTTCAACAGGGCCGACGATCACGTCGCCTGCACTGGCACAGGCGCTGGCTGCAGCGACGTTCAACAATCGTGAATGTCGTGCGTCAGGCGACAATTGTCACCGCCTGCCTGCTCGGGGGAATCGGATTGTCCCGTTGGTTCGCCCCGGGTCCCACGAACCCGACATCACCACCAGTCATAGAGTTTCCTCGCGACAGCCCAAGCTCACCTACTGATCCCTTTGCACTTCACCTCGATCGAGTCAATCCGTCGGTGCACGAGCGTGTCAACGCTGAGCAACTTTTCACAAGCGCACCGGACGAGTGGCAGCGAGAACTCGATCAGACGCGCACGGTGCTCGATGCCATCGAGAACCGCTGGAATCCAACGGATTCAATTCGGCAGACGACAAGTGACGATGCCTGGCAACGAGAGTTGCATGATCTCAAGACCGCTCTGCAAGCGATGGAACAGCTCGCAATTTCGCCAAAAGACAAATCTCAAACTCCAGTCCCCTGA
- a CDS encoding sigma-70 family RNA polymerase sigma factor — MVRVYDVVQETLMANIPETRASLILRLPSTADAEAWRDFTSIYEPFVYRFARRGGLQDADASELVQNVMLAVARSVGRWQPDGNRARFRTWLFRIARNQLIDISSQRRRHATARGGTSLLGVLEQHPASDGFSSREIRLSHRRELLCRAADRVRSTFKDATWRAFTLTAIENRPVDDVARELGLTIGAVYIARSRVLTRLREEIKQWEDDDAM; from the coding sequence ATGGTTCGTGTATATGATGTCGTTCAGGAGACCTTGATGGCGAACATCCCCGAAACTCGAGCCAGCTTGATCTTGCGTCTGCCTTCCACGGCCGACGCGGAGGCGTGGCGCGATTTTACCTCGATCTATGAACCGTTCGTCTACCGGTTTGCTCGGCGTGGGGGCCTGCAAGATGCCGATGCCAGTGAACTCGTGCAGAACGTCATGCTGGCAGTGGCCCGATCGGTGGGACGTTGGCAACCCGATGGCAATCGGGCTCGGTTCCGGACCTGGCTGTTTCGGATTGCTCGCAATCAGTTGATCGACATTTCGAGTCAGCGACGCCGTCACGCCACCGCACGCGGCGGAACGTCGTTGCTTGGCGTGCTTGAACAACATCCGGCGAGCGATGGTTTTTCGAGCCGTGAAATCCGGTTGTCCCATCGTCGAGAACTCCTGTGCCGCGCAGCGGATCGAGTCCGATCCACATTCAAAGACGCCACTTGGCGGGCATTCACACTCACAGCAATCGAAAACCGGCCCGTCGATGACGTGGCGCGGGAACTGGGCCTGACCATCGGTGCCGTCTACATCGCACGCAGCCGAGTGCTCACACGGCTGCGTGAAGAGATCAAGCAGTGGGAGGATGACGATGCGATGTAA
- a CDS encoding 3-keto-disaccharide hydrolase: protein MTMLMNRGRLNTPRMVAALFVALQGFSSQLAMAQNVPPAGFISLFNGKDLAGWQGGTTFDPAKLAAMPEAERAEQIAKWTATMKEHWRVEAGELINDGLGDYATTDKYYGDFELLVEYKTVAGADSGIYLRGCPQVQIWDINQPSLPANPDRNPNKGSGGLFNNRPKTPGRDPLVVADKPFGEWNSFRIIMVESRVSVWLNEKLVVDHAVMENYFDSNRMLPVPKTGPIQLQTHGGEIRWRNIFLREIFPDEAQKILAAGSAILK from the coding sequence ATGACGATGTTGATGAATCGTGGCAGACTCAATACCCCGCGGATGGTTGCGGCCCTTTTCGTCGCTCTGCAGGGTTTCAGTTCGCAGCTTGCGATGGCTCAGAATGTTCCGCCTGCCGGATTCATTTCGCTGTTCAACGGTAAGGATTTGGCCGGTTGGCAGGGGGGAACGACATTCGATCCCGCGAAGCTTGCCGCGATGCCAGAGGCGGAACGCGCAGAGCAGATCGCCAAGTGGACGGCGACCATGAAGGAACACTGGCGGGTTGAGGCGGGCGAACTCATCAACGATGGTCTCGGCGACTATGCGACGACCGACAAATATTACGGGGACTTTGAACTTCTCGTCGAATACAAGACGGTTGCAGGCGCGGATTCCGGCATCTATCTGCGTGGTTGTCCGCAAGTTCAGATCTGGGATATCAACCAGCCAAGCCTGCCTGCCAACCCCGATCGCAATCCCAATAAGGGTTCGGGCGGACTGTTTAACAATCGTCCGAAAACCCCGGGCCGAGATCCGCTCGTCGTGGCCGACAAACCGTTTGGAGAATGGAATTCGTTTCGGATCATCATGGTGGAATCGCGAGTCAGCGTTTGGTTGAATGAGAAGCTGGTTGTCGATCACGCGGTCATGGAGAACTATTTCGATTCCAATCGAATGCTTCCCGTTCCGAAGACCGGGCCGATTCAATTGCAGACACACGGGGGAGAGATTCGCTGGCGGAATATTTTCCTTCGTGAGATTTTCCCCGACGAAGCGCAAAAAATCCTGGCGGCGGGTTCGGCGATCCTGAAGTGA